In Euphorbia lathyris chromosome 10, ddEupLath1.1, whole genome shotgun sequence, a single genomic region encodes these proteins:
- the LOC136209105 gene encoding short chain aldehyde dehydrogenase 1-like: MAESSKRLQGKVALITGGASGIGESAARLFVRHGAKVIIADVQSELGQKVCDQIKSKFGDVVSYINCDVTKETDVENAVNTAVSTHGKLDIMFNNAGTFGNFDPTINHLEHENFTKVMDVNVYGGLLGAKHAARVMTPEKKGCIIFSASCASVLYGSMPYAYTASKHAIVGVTKNLAVDLGEHGIRVNCISPAIVATPMTIALFHDENIVNHIASGAASLKGVKVGADDMAEAALFLASDESKFVSGLNLVVDGAAHLRNAASASASA; this comes from the exons ATGGCAGAATCTTCTAAGAG GCTGCAGGGCAAAGTAGCGTTGATAACAGGCGGCGCGAGTGGAATCGGGGAGAGCGCAGCTAGACTCTTTGTCCGCCACGGTGCTAAGGTCATAATTGCCGATGTACAATCAGAGTTAGGCCAAAAAGTATGTGAccaaattaaatccaaattcgGAGACGTAGTTTCCTACATCAATTGCGACGTCACCAAAGAAACCGACGTAGAAAATGCAGTGAATACAGCCGTTTCAACGCACGGAAAACTCGATATAATGTTCAATAACGCAGGAACATTCGGAAATTTCGATCCTACCATAAATCATCTTGAACATGAAAATTTCACCAAGGTTATGGACGTAAATGTATACGGTGGATTATTAGGAGCGAAACATGCGGCCAGAGTAATGACTCCGGAAAAGAAAGGTTGTATTATATTTTCCGCAAGTTGTGCTTCCGTTCTTTATGGAAGTATGCCTTATGCATACACGGCATCAAAACATGCTATAGTTGGTGTGACGAAGAATTTGGCTGTCGATTTAGGGGAACACGGTATTCGAGTTAATTGTATTTCGCCTGCGATTGTCGCGACTCCAATGACTATTGCGTTGTTTCATGATGAGAATATAGTGAACCATATAGCATCCGGAGCAGCGAGTTTGAAAGGTGTTAAAGTTGGGGCTGATGATATGGCTGAGGCCGCTTTGTTTCTTGCTAGTGACGAGTCTAAATTCGTTAGCGGATTGAATCTTGTCGTTGATGGCGCTGCGCACTTGAGAAATGCTGCCTCTGCCTCCGCGTCTGCTTGA